The Euzebya sp. genomic interval ACGTGCTCGGCTTCCGGATGACCGAGCAGCTCGTGGGCGGCGACGGCCACCAGATCGGCGTCTGGATGGAGCGGTCCCACAGCCCCCACGACCTGGCCGTCGTCAACGGCACCAACGGCGCCCTCCACCACTTCGCGTTCTGGCTGGACGACTGGGACCACGTCCGGACCGCGGCGGACATCCTCGCCTACAACGCCATCCAGATCGACGTCGGGCCGACCCGGCACGGCGTCACGCGCGGGAACACCATCTACTTCTTCGACCCGATGGGCACCCGCAACGAGGTCTTCACCGGCGGCTACCGACCCGACCCGGACTTCCCGACCATCACCTGGACCGAGGACAACATCGGCCAGGCCGTCTTCTACTACGAGGGCGAGGTCAACGAGCGCTTCGTCAGCGTCCACACCTGATGGCACGCCACCACGTGCCGCCGAGCCGAACGAGAGGGTGAGCGATGGGGATCCTGCGACTGTCCCACGTCGAGGTGCGCGTTCCCGACCTCGAGCTGTCCACCGCCTACTACACCGAGGTCGTCGGGCTGATCGAGACCGCCGTCACCGACGAGCGCGTGTACCTGAAGGGCTGGGACGAGCAGCAGCACCACTCCCTCATCCTCGCCTACGCGCCCACCTACGGCGTGGACGTGATCGGCTTCAAGGTCGCCGACGCCGAGGATCTCGAGGAGTACACCGAGCGGGTCGAGGCGGAGGGCATCCCGACCAAGCGCTACGGCGCCGGCGAGCTCGGGCCCGGGTCCGGTGAGACGGTCCGGTTCACCGCCCCGAGCGGCCACGTCACCGAGCTGGTCCACGGGATGGCGCAGGTCGGCAACGCCCTGCCGCTGCACAACCCGCCCCCCGAGCCGCAGGGCCTGTCCGGCATGCACCCGCCGCGGCTCGACCACGTCTTCCTGATGTGCGAGGACGTCGACGACATCACGCGGTTCTACTG includes:
- a CDS encoding catechol 2,3-dioxygenase; translated protein: MGILRLSHVEVRVPDLELSTAYYTEVVGLIETAVTDERVYLKGWDEQQHHSLILAYAPTYGVDVIGFKVADAEDLEEYTERVEAEGIPTKRYGAGELGPGSGETVRFTAPSGHVTELVHGMAQVGNALPLHNPPPEPQGLSGMHPPRLDHVFLMCEDVDDITRFYCDVLDFRLTEQILADDGHQLATFLERTHTAHDIAFITGPQGAFHHVAYWVDDWNDLRRAADICAYHGVRIDAGPTRHGATRGWGLYFFDPAGNRNEVYTGGYWADPDRQPITWTEAEMGRAVFYYQGVVDQDFLTVHS